A window of Hypnocyclicus thermotrophus contains these coding sequences:
- a CDS encoding GGDEF domain-containing protein, whose translation MKFYLENKILKKAEEKILYFKKNNEINKEEVISEYFKLKKNYEKMLRKFEKLIKINDIQQQKLLTLTDKFKSISHKDDLTNIYNRRKLKNILVENYNKFINDNTSIFSITLIDIDFFKNVNDTFGHDIGDQIIKEISTFILENKQKEDYFGRWGGEEFLIISPQKNCYDVKLYYEKLRKIISEKVFSDKNIQKTCSFGITTIKINDTLDTLLKRSDVALYIAKENGRNRIEIL comes from the coding sequence ATGAAATTTTATTTAGAGAATAAAATACTAAAAAAAGCTGAAGAAAAGATACTTTATTTTAAAAAAAATAATGAAATAAACAAAGAAGAAGTAATTTCTGAATATTTCAAATTAAAAAAAAATTATGAAAAAATGTTAAGAAAATTTGAAAAACTAATAAAAATAAATGATATACAACAGCAAAAGTTACTTACTTTAACGGATAAGTTTAAAAGTATTTCTCATAAAGATGATTTAACAAATATCTATAATAGAAGAAAGTTAAAAAATATATTAGTAGAAAATTATAATAAATTTATAAATGATAACACTAGTATTTTTTCTATTACTCTAATTGATATAGATTTTTTTAAAAATGTTAATGATACTTTCGGACATGATATTGGAGATCAAATAATAAAAGAAATTAGTACTTTTATTTTAGAAAATAAACAAAAAGAAGATTATTTTGGAAGATGGGGCGGAGAAGAGTTTTTAATTATTTCTCCTCAAAAAAATTGTTATGATGTAAAATTATATTATGAAAAATTAAGAAAAATTATTTCTGAGAAAGTTTTTTCTGATAAAAACATTCAAAAAACTTGTAGTTTTGGAATTACAACTATTAAAATTAATGATACCTTGGATACTTTACTAAAAAGATCTGATGTAGCACTCTATATTGCAAAAGAAAATGGGAGAAATAGAATAGAGATTTTATAA
- a CDS encoding DUF1987 domain-containing protein, producing the protein MENLYIEGTQDNFDIKCNKNTGKIILKGNSYPENVVYFFDEIFKWIEAYIEEVKNKITLELYIDYLNTSSSKCMLDIFDLLESYYLDGGKVLIKWFYKKNDRNILETGEEFKEDLEIPFEIIEI; encoded by the coding sequence ATGGAAAATTTATACATTGAAGGGACACAAGATAATTTTGATATAAAATGTAATAAAAATACCGGTAAGATAATTTTAAAAGGGAATTCTTATCCAGAAAATGTTGTTTATTTTTTTGATGAGATATTTAAATGGATAGAAGCATATATAGAAGAAGTTAAAAACAAAATTACTTTAGAACTATATATTGATTATCTAAACACAAGCTCTTCTAAATGTATGCTTGATATTTTTGATTTATTAGAATCTTATTATTTAGATGGTGGAAAAGTACTTATTAAATGGTTCTATAAAAAAAATGATAGAAATATATTAGAAACAGGTGAAGAATTTAAAGAAGATTTAGAAATTCCCTTTGAAATAATTGAAATTTAA
- a CDS encoding SiaB family protein kinase, with protein sequence MGCLNFFEVEKILKNNHILIFFEGNFTQKKLYELVESLKNKLNLNYEHCYLENNYSILKKVCSIFIEMAQNIQLHSLKQNNLKNGIIIAIEKEKNYKIYSGNNVSSEIGRELIEKCNYLNSLNSTEIKKLYKKKLKEPRLNKNSAGLGLIYMRKNSLNSLKAEIKKIDKNTSFFTLEVTIDKEGI encoded by the coding sequence TTGGGGTGTCTAAATTTTTTTGAAGTTGAAAAAATATTAAAAAATAATCATATATTAATTTTTTTTGAGGGGAATTTTACTCAAAAAAAATTATATGAATTAGTTGAGTCTTTAAAAAATAAATTAAATTTAAATTATGAACATTGTTATTTAGAAAATAATTATTCTATTTTAAAAAAAGTATGTTCTATATTTATTGAAATGGCTCAAAATATTCAACTTCATTCACTTAAACAAAATAATTTAAAAAATGGAATTATTATTGCTATTGAAAAAGAAAAAAATTATAAAATTTATTCAGGTAATAATGTTTCTTCTGAAATTGGTAGAGAACTTATAGAAAAATGTAATTATTTAAATTCATTAAATTCTACTGAAATAAAAAAATTATATAAAAAAAAATTAAAAGAGCCCAGACTAAATAAAAATAGTGCAGGATTAGGTTTAATCTATATGAGGAAAAATTCATTAAATTCTCTAAAAGCCGAAATAAAAAAAATTGATAAAAACACGTCATTTTTCACTTTAGAAGTTACAATAGATAAGGAGGGAATTTAA
- a CDS encoding toxin-antitoxin system YwqK family antitoxin, protein MSCTNLKPFKIKNNKIIKTEYYDVSKKNRKSVLEYKNNILKKEINYYKNGNIKEIIEYKNGLKNGVTLLYNENGSLCKKETYFENQLNGEVIEYYSNVIPKSIYNYKNNVLNGKYRKFYMTGSVKEEGEYKNGLKNGEVNKYNENGDIILSEYYKNNKKNGISIEYYPKSFDFPNLIKKSEVMYQNDLPIGKKIVYDINGNIISIIDYSKEIAEETIYYNYEQNKIKRKNYLINNKLEGISKVYYDNPQNSLKAEYNYKNSMLNGEIIEFYENGNIREIINYKNNLKNGIETYFYPNKNKKYEITYKNGQANGPFRYYYEDGILQLEGSYKNRRFDGKITSYYKNGNIQSIEFYKENKKINTHYFYNKSGKLEYTIDYTKEKKN, encoded by the coding sequence GTGAGTTGCACAAATTTAAAACCTTTTAAAATAAAAAATAATAAAATAATAAAAACAGAATATTATGATGTAAGTAAAAAAAATAGAAAATCTGTGTTAGAATATAAAAATAATATATTAAAAAAAGAAATCAATTATTATAAAAATGGAAATATAAAAGAAATAATAGAATATAAAAATGGATTAAAAAATGGTGTTACCCTATTATATAATGAAAATGGTTCTTTATGTAAAAAAGAAACTTATTTTGAAAATCAACTAAATGGTGAAGTAATAGAGTATTATTCTAATGTTATTCCTAAAAGCATTTATAATTATAAAAATAATGTATTAAATGGTAAATATCGTAAATTTTATATGACTGGTAGTGTTAAAGAAGAAGGTGAGTATAAAAATGGATTAAAAAATGGTGAAGTAAATAAATACAATGAAAATGGAGATATTATTTTATCTGAATACTATAAAAATAATAAAAAAAATGGAATATCTATTGAATATTATCCAAAAAGTTTTGATTTTCCTAATTTAATAAAAAAGAGTGAAGTTATGTATCAAAATGATTTACCTATAGGGAAAAAAATTGTTTATGATATAAATGGGAATATTATCTCTATTATAGACTATTCAAAAGAAATAGCCGAAGAAACTATCTATTATAATTATGAACAAAATAAAATTAAACGAAAAAATTATTTAATTAATAATAAATTAGAAGGAATATCAAAAGTATACTATGATAATCCTCAAAATTCATTAAAAGCTGAATATAACTATAAAAACTCTATGTTAAATGGAGAAATTATCGAATTTTATGAAAATGGTAATATCAGAGAAATCATTAATTATAAAAATAATTTAAAAAATGGTATTGAAACATATTTTTATCCAAATAAAAATAAAAAATATGAAATAACTTATAAAAATGGTCAAGCAAACGGACCTTTTAGATATTATTATGAAGACGGAATTCTTCAATTAGAAGGTTCTTATAAAAATAGAAGGTTTGATGGTAAAATAACTAGTTATTATAAAAATGGTAATATTCAATCTATTGAATTCTATAAGGAAAATAAAAAAATTAATACACATTATTTTTATAATAAAAGCGGTAAGTTAGAATATACTATAGATTACACAAAGGAGAAAAAAAATTAA
- a CDS encoding MarC family protein encodes MITKIFIIATTLLAVMNPFGNVPLFVSMTESLSKKMRNKLFDLIVYTGFSIVILFGLIGDILLKYFFKVEMMQIKVAGGLILIIVAIKSLLTPKEKKQNNSSKNILESEEEILQQGIIPMAFPILVGPGTMTTILIIKKESGSLYVILATIIAFIIIKVLLTYSHFIEKIFGKLVLYILSRVMQIFIIATGVKMLATGIFEIIKSFQ; translated from the coding sequence ATGATAACAAAAATATTTATAATAGCTACTACTCTACTAGCTGTAATGAATCCGTTTGGAAACGTACCATTATTTGTAAGTATGACAGAAAGTTTATCTAAAAAAATGAGGAATAAATTATTTGATTTAATAGTTTATACTGGTTTTTCTATTGTTATTCTTTTTGGATTAATAGGAGATATTTTACTTAAATATTTTTTTAAAGTGGAAATGATGCAAATAAAAGTTGCGGGGGGACTTATACTTATTATAGTAGCTATTAAAAGTTTGCTTACACCTAAAGAAAAAAAACAAAATAACTCAAGTAAAAATATTCTTGAAAGTGAAGAAGAAATTTTACAGCAAGGTATTATTCCTATGGCATTTCCTATATTAGTAGGGCCTGGTACTATGACGACTATTCTTATTATAAAAAAAGAATCCGGTAGCCTTTATGTAATACTTGCTACAATTATAGCTTTTATTATAATAAAAGTATTACTTACTTATTCTCATTTTATAGAAAAAATATTTGGTAAATTAGTTTTATATATTCTTTCACGTGTAATGCAAATATTTATTATTGCAACAGGTGTAAAAATGTTAGCAACGGGTATATTTGAAATTATAAAATCATTTCAATAG